The proteins below are encoded in one region of Ferviditalea candida:
- a CDS encoding TIGR02677 family protein — translation MESLVNVQSLRSVPELKYVNAENVARYRAIMRFFYQEYKRLKYWMKPEEVHAAVLEWGVLTEYTLEQCCTDLEQLEEWGNLASRHDGGRAATLEEYMKKKMQYLLRPYSIEIERLLETLEKVTGYGGSLESTMFDTIAEKLFEIRRVAGETAPEAALELWTMLYEAFKRLHENAADYIASLQTVKAEEMMVSESFLVFKDRLTNYLQNFIQALQRSAYKIEGNLERITDNVRDLFLEQVVMAEIERPRLEEAPSKDELLAELHQGWANLQRWFLGDGVAPSELTSLERATKDAIARIVRSVIRMQERKRSGVSRKKELEYLAQWFARLERLDDAHRLAGFAFGLFQTRHLQGEDLRDSDRADQSMWNEAPMIRTLRSRSRKRANKQESEPIPEHEERKRKQRELFLRQQAEEWEEIRGLMEKGAFRISELGPVPMKTRLRLLHWIGRCTSAPKHMFVTPEGVKIAMTNAGTTERTVLISEDGELHLPDYELVFALTEAAREVAATTEGGGSA, via the coding sequence GTGGAATCGTTGGTAAATGTTCAATCGCTGCGCAGCGTGCCGGAGCTTAAATATGTGAATGCGGAAAACGTGGCGCGCTACCGTGCGATTATGCGTTTTTTCTATCAGGAATATAAGCGGTTGAAATATTGGATGAAGCCTGAAGAAGTGCACGCGGCGGTTCTGGAATGGGGTGTATTGACGGAGTATACGTTGGAACAATGCTGTACGGATCTTGAACAGTTGGAGGAGTGGGGAAATCTGGCTTCCCGTCATGACGGGGGGCGGGCGGCGACGTTAGAGGAGTACATGAAAAAGAAGATGCAATATCTTCTGCGGCCGTACTCGATTGAAATTGAACGATTGCTGGAAACATTGGAAAAAGTGACCGGATACGGCGGGTCCTTGGAATCGACGATGTTTGATACGATTGCCGAAAAACTTTTTGAGATCAGGAGGGTGGCCGGTGAGACGGCGCCGGAGGCAGCGCTGGAATTATGGACGATGCTGTATGAAGCCTTCAAGCGTCTGCATGAAAATGCGGCGGATTACATAGCCAGCTTGCAAACGGTCAAAGCGGAGGAAATGATGGTGTCCGAATCGTTTCTGGTATTCAAGGACCGGCTAACCAATTATTTGCAAAATTTCATTCAAGCGCTGCAGCGCAGCGCCTACAAAATTGAAGGCAATCTGGAAAGGATTACGGACAATGTCCGTGATTTGTTCCTTGAGCAGGTAGTCATGGCTGAGATAGAAAGGCCCCGTCTGGAGGAGGCACCCTCCAAGGATGAACTGTTGGCGGAACTGCATCAAGGATGGGCAAATCTGCAGCGGTGGTTTCTTGGCGACGGTGTTGCTCCCTCGGAGTTAACCTCCCTTGAAAGGGCGACGAAGGATGCGATTGCGCGTATTGTGCGTAGTGTCATACGAATGCAAGAGCGCAAGCGCTCGGGGGTTAGCCGTAAAAAGGAACTGGAATATTTGGCGCAATGGTTTGCGCGCTTGGAACGGCTGGATGATGCGCACCGGCTGGCCGGCTTTGCCTTCGGCCTGTTTCAAACCCGACATCTTCAGGGAGAAGATCTGCGCGATAGCGACCGCGCCGATCAGTCCATGTGGAACGAAGCCCCGATGATCCGCACGTTGCGCTCACGCAGCCGGAAACGCGCAAACAAGCAAGAGAGCGAGCCGATACCGGAACATGAGGAGCGGAAGCGAAAGCAGCGGGAACTGTTTTTGCGGCAGCAGGCGGAGGAGTGGGAAGAGATCCGGGGGTTGATGGAGAAAGGGGCGTTTCGCATATCCGAGTTGGGGCCGGTGCCCATGAAAACAAGACTGCGCCTGCTTCATTGGATCGGGCGGTGCACATCGGCGCCGAAACATATGTTTGTGACGCCTGAAGGCGTGAAGATTGCAATGACGAATGCCGGTACAACGGAACGGACGGTTCTGATATCCGAGGATGGAGAACTGCATCTGCCGGATTATGAATTGGTATTCGCCTTGACGGAGGCGGCCCGGGAGGTTGCGGCAACCACGGAAGGAGGCGGCTCCGCATGA